A DNA window from uncultured Methanoregula sp. contains the following coding sequences:
- a CDS encoding pyruvate/oxaloacetate carboxyltransferase, with amino-acid sequence MRTAAPHKVLITDTTLRDAHQSLIATRLRTEDMIPLAREIDQCGFFSVEAWGGATFDTCIRFLNDDPWDRLRALKAELKHTPIQMLLRGQNLVGYRHYPDDVVDKFISASHRNGVDIFRIFDALNDIRNMKRSMEQVKSVGAHLQGTISYTTSPVHSTRSFIEMAKELYALDADSICIKDMAGLIMPESARELITGIKDAVDVKVCLHSHSTSGIAPMSYQTAIEAGVDILDTAMSPFAMGTSQPPTESIVASLIGTPRETGIDLIKLREVRNVCMQIREKYAGLVSPISERVDSDVLIYQLPGGMISNTVSQLQEQDALNRWDDVLAEIPRVRKDLGYPPLVTPTSQIVGTQAVLNVLVNGERYRNVTKEVKDYVRGLYGKSPAPVSDEIRHIIIGDENVVTVRPADLLEPAYEKMKKEAVAAGLVKKEEDVLTYILYPAIAPSFLKGERVLEEIPKKQAAAKPLGDIPGQMEVEVDGEVFSVRIVSVGGSQVAVSAVSSAPQKAPRGDIAGGIKSNMQGMVLQVLVNRGATVRKGDTLVVLEAMKMENPIHSPGDGKVTEIFVDAGDVVQNGDVLLVIQ; translated from the coding sequence ATGCGCACTGCCGCTCCTCATAAAGTTCTGATTACTGATACAACACTCCGGGATGCCCATCAGTCGCTTATCGCAACGCGGTTACGAACTGAAGATATGATCCCTCTCGCACGGGAAATCGATCAGTGTGGTTTCTTTTCGGTTGAAGCCTGGGGCGGCGCTACCTTTGATACCTGCATACGGTTCTTGAATGACGATCCTTGGGATCGTCTCCGGGCACTCAAAGCTGAGCTGAAACATACCCCCATCCAGATGCTACTCCGCGGCCAGAACCTTGTCGGATACCGTCACTATCCTGATGATGTTGTTGATAAATTCATTTCTGCATCGCACAGGAACGGTGTCGACATTTTCCGTATCTTCGATGCCCTGAATGATATCAGGAATATGAAGCGATCCATGGAACAGGTCAAGTCTGTCGGAGCACATCTGCAGGGCACGATATCCTACACCACGAGCCCGGTTCACAGCACCCGGTCTTTCATCGAGATGGCAAAAGAGCTCTATGCCCTTGACGCGGATTCGATCTGCATCAAAGATATGGCAGGACTGATTATGCCCGAATCTGCAAGGGAACTCATCACCGGGATCAAGGATGCGGTTGACGTGAAAGTCTGCCTGCACAGCCATTCCACGAGCGGAATTGCTCCCATGAGTTACCAGACTGCTATCGAGGCAGGTGTGGATATCCTTGATACCGCTATGTCCCCCTTCGCCATGGGCACATCCCAGCCACCAACGGAGAGCATTGTTGCATCCCTCATAGGGACACCTCGTGAGACAGGAATTGACCTGATCAAACTCCGGGAAGTACGAAATGTCTGTATGCAGATCCGTGAGAAATATGCCGGACTGGTGAGCCCCATCTCAGAGCGGGTTGACAGCGATGTGCTCATCTACCAGCTCCCGGGGGGCATGATCTCCAATACAGTCTCCCAGTTGCAGGAACAGGATGCCCTGAACCGGTGGGACGATGTCCTTGCGGAGATCCCGCGGGTCAGAAAAGATCTCGGATACCCACCCCTCGTTACGCCAACGAGCCAGATTGTCGGGACACAGGCGGTCCTGAATGTGCTCGTGAATGGCGAGCGCTACCGCAACGTCACAAAGGAAGTTAAAGATTATGTCCGGGGTCTGTACGGGAAATCCCCTGCACCGGTCAGCGACGAGATCCGTCATATCATAATAGGGGACGAAAACGTTGTCACGGTCCGGCCTGCCGACCTGCTCGAACCCGCTTATGAAAAGATGAAAAAAGAAGCAGTTGCAGCCGGCCTCGTCAAAAAAGAGGAAGATGTCCTCACGTACATCCTGTACCCGGCAATCGCCCCCTCATTCCTCAAAGGAGAAAGGGTTCTGGAAGAGATCCCCAAGAAGCAGGCTGCTGCCAAACCCCTGGGAGATATTCCCGGCCAGATGGAAGTGGAAGTAGACGGAGAAGTGTTCTCCGTAAGGATCGTCTCCGTTGGGGGAAGCCAGGTTGCCGTATCGGCGGTCTCATCCGCTCCGCAGAAGGCCCCCCGCGGGGATATTGCCGGGGGGATTAAGAGCAACATGCAGGGAATGGTTCTCCAGGTGCTGGTAAACCGGGGAGCCACCGTCAGGAAAGGAGACACCCTGGTGGTTCTTGAAGCAATGAAGATGGAAAATCCCATCCACAGCCCGGGTGACGGCAAAGTTACCGAGATCTTTGTCGATGCCGGCGATGTCGTCCAGAACGGCGATGTCCTGCTGGTGATTCAATGA
- a CDS encoding ABC transporter permease, with the protein MTDIEQVQIPISPTLIIRPPRKWVPVDLHEIWNYRELLTSFTMRDIKIRYKQTALGFAWAIIQPLFMMVIFTIIFGGFAQIPSDGVPYPLFSFAALLPWMLFSEGLTRSTTSMVINSNIMTKVYFPRLIMPISGILSPLVDFIVSMVILIIMMAYYGFVPTLNVVFLPLFIILALATSLGVGLWLSALNVRYRDFQYTVPFLIQIWMYASPVVYPASMIPESIRYLYGLNPMVGVIEGFRWALLGTDIPGSIILVSIAMVVVLLVSGMFYFRRMEQYYADIV; encoded by the coding sequence ATGACTGATATCGAACAGGTCCAGATTCCCATATCTCCAACACTTATTATCCGTCCACCCCGCAAATGGGTGCCGGTTGATCTCCATGAAATCTGGAATTACCGGGAACTTCTGACTTCGTTTACAATGCGGGATATCAAAATCCGTTACAAACAGACTGCTCTCGGGTTTGCGTGGGCAATCATCCAACCTCTCTTCATGATGGTGATCTTCACAATTATTTTTGGAGGGTTTGCACAGATCCCATCGGATGGGGTACCCTACCCGCTTTTTTCCTTTGCTGCACTTCTTCCATGGATGCTGTTCTCTGAAGGCCTCACCCGCTCAACAACGAGCATGGTGATAAACTCAAACATTATGACTAAGGTGTACTTCCCACGACTGATCATGCCAATTTCTGGGATCCTGTCACCACTCGTTGACTTCATTGTTTCAATGGTAATCCTGATAATTATGATGGCGTATTATGGATTTGTCCCTACGTTGAATGTCGTATTCCTCCCGCTATTTATCATCCTCGCACTAGCCACATCGCTTGGTGTCGGGCTCTGGCTCTCTGCATTAAATGTCCGATACCGGGACTTTCAGTATACAGTCCCGTTCCTTATCCAGATCTGGATGTATGCATCGCCAGTTGTCTATCCGGCTAGTATGATACCAGAATCCATCCGTTACCTATACGGCTTGAACCCGATGGTGGGTGTGATCGAAGGTTTCCGCTGGGCATTGCTGGGTACGGATATCCCCGGTTCGATTATCCTTGTTTCAATAGCAATGGTTGTTGTTCTACTTGTTTCCGGAATGTTTTATTTCCGACGGATGGAGCAGTATTACGCGGATATTGTGTGA
- a CDS encoding ABC transporter ATP-binding protein, with product MTDKIPAIRVSHLAKQYQIGGSQEQYHTFRDAIVNSLKSPFKKMHHTPSREGFWALDDVSFDIGKGEVIGIIGKNGAGKSTLLKILSRITHPTKGYVELYGRIGALLEVGTGFHPELTGRENIYLSGSILGMKRQEIDNKFEEIVKFSEIEQFIDTPVKRYSSGMYVRLAFAVAAHLEPEILLVDEVLAVGDASFQKKCLGKMGDVGREGRTVIFVSHNLTAVKALCNRTIVIHTGKVQFDGNTDDAVDYYLNANNEDTGKKIPLAERKREKYCSLRAKIIDITIISENKKNPEIIDPLKPLTIQMKVESYSEVRCSATFYISDEIQNFCMFDSSLMQKKDVFLKPGINMIECNISPPRLYTGEYLIKCGLNIHGIECIDRLENAYSFYINECDPYKSGYNPKKGNSGVFHVTHEWK from the coding sequence ATGACCGACAAAATCCCAGCAATTCGCGTCAGCCATCTTGCCAAACAATATCAGATCGGCGGTTCGCAGGAGCAATATCACACATTTCGAGATGCGATTGTCAATTCATTGAAATCTCCATTTAAGAAAATGCATCATACCCCATCACGCGAGGGATTTTGGGCATTGGATGATGTGTCATTTGATATTGGAAAGGGAGAAGTTATTGGAATAATTGGAAAAAATGGCGCAGGGAAAAGTACATTACTGAAAATTTTATCCCGTATCACGCACCCAACAAAAGGATATGTCGAACTATATGGACGTATCGGCGCACTTCTTGAAGTGGGAACCGGGTTTCACCCAGAATTAACCGGTCGGGAGAATATTTATTTATCTGGGTCTATTCTCGGCATGAAAAGGCAGGAAATTGATAATAAGTTCGAAGAGATAGTAAAATTTTCAGAAATTGAACAATTTATTGATACGCCAGTGAAGCGATACTCGAGCGGCATGTATGTCCGGCTGGCTTTCGCTGTTGCTGCACATCTTGAGCCTGAAATATTACTAGTTGATGAAGTTCTTGCTGTAGGTGATGCAAGTTTCCAAAAGAAATGCCTAGGCAAAATGGGGGATGTTGGGAGAGAGGGACGAACCGTTATTTTTGTAAGCCATAATCTGACTGCTGTCAAGGCCTTATGTAACCGAACAATTGTCATTCATACAGGAAAAGTCCAGTTTGATGGCAACACAGATGACGCAGTTGATTATTACCTTAACGCCAATAATGAAGATACTGGGAAAAAAATTCCTCTTGCAGAACGAAAGCGGGAAAAATATTGTTCACTTCGCGCAAAAATTATTGATATTACGATAATTTCCGAAAATAAAAAGAATCCTGAAATAATTGATCCATTAAAACCGCTGACAATACAAATGAAAGTAGAGTCTTACTCAGAAGTGAGATGTTCTGCGACATTTTATATTTCTGATGAGATACAAAATTTTTGTATGTTTGATTCCTCACTTATGCAAAAGAAAGATGTTTTTCTGAAACCGGGTATCAATATGATTGAATGTAACATTAGTCCCCCCCGGTTATACACAGGAGAATATCTGATAAAATGCGGACTCAATATTCATGGGATCGAATGCATTGATCGTCTGGAGAATGCATATTCTTTTTATATCAATGAATGCGATCCGTATAAGTCAGGTTATAATCCAAAAAAAGGAAATTCCGGGGTATTTCATGTTACGCATGAATGGAAATAG
- a CDS encoding acetyl-CoA carboxylase biotin carboxylase subunit, which translates to MKFFEKLLIANRGEIAIRVMRACRELGIETVAIFSDADKNALHVRYADEAFHVGEAHPSKSYLNMDRILDIARKSGAEAVHPGYGFLAENYRFAKRCQEEDVKFIGPQWKTIRAMGSKIGSKQMMKDAGVPVLPGTDGGINNIDDAKKVADQIGYPVIVKASAGGGGIGMQIVNDENALEEAITASMRIAKSAFGDATVFIEKYLVKPRHIEFQVLADEHGNAVHLYDRECSIQRRHQKLVEEAPSPIMTDALRERMSASALKVAEASHYSNAGSVEFLYSQGNYYFMEMNTRLQVEHTITEIITGVDLVKQQIAISAGESLPFEQENLSIRGHAIECRINAEDPQNNFAADPGKIIRYRSPGGPGIRVDSGIHMGYTIPPNYDSMIAKLCAWDSTRGEAIRRMRRAISEYIIMGIKTTLPLHYAIMNNPQYIEGNTHTHFLQEEHILSTLERYKRDEETRMLTLAGSFDPGKKVAAITVAVNQYLQQQKK; encoded by the coding sequence ATGAAATTTTTTGAAAAACTCCTGATTGCAAACCGGGGCGAGATTGCAATCCGGGTGATGAGGGCGTGCCGCGAACTGGGCATAGAAACAGTAGCTATCTTTTCCGATGCGGACAAAAATGCCCTCCACGTCAGATATGCAGACGAAGCATTTCATGTCGGGGAAGCCCATCCCTCCAAGAGTTATCTCAATATGGACCGCATCCTCGATATTGCCCGGAAAAGCGGGGCTGAAGCAGTCCATCCCGGATATGGGTTCCTTGCGGAAAACTACCGGTTTGCCAAACGCTGCCAGGAAGAAGACGTAAAATTTATCGGGCCCCAGTGGAAGACCATCCGGGCAATGGGATCCAAGATCGGCAGCAAACAGATGATGAAAGATGCCGGGGTCCCTGTTCTTCCGGGCACTGATGGCGGCATCAACAATATTGACGATGCGAAAAAAGTTGCCGATCAGATTGGTTACCCGGTCATCGTCAAAGCCAGTGCCGGTGGCGGAGGCATTGGCATGCAGATTGTCAATGACGAGAACGCGCTCGAAGAGGCGATCACAGCAAGCATGCGCATTGCCAAGTCTGCATTTGGGGATGCCACGGTTTTTATTGAAAAATACTTAGTAAAACCCCGCCATATTGAATTCCAGGTTCTTGCGGATGAACACGGCAATGCCGTACACCTGTATGACCGGGAATGCTCCATCCAGCGGCGTCACCAGAAACTCGTGGAAGAAGCGCCGTCTCCGATTATGACCGATGCATTGCGGGAACGGATGTCGGCATCAGCCCTCAAAGTTGCAGAAGCATCGCATTACAGTAATGCCGGTTCAGTCGAGTTCCTGTACAGCCAGGGAAATTATTATTTCATGGAGATGAACACCCGCCTTCAGGTTGAGCATACAATTACCGAGATAATTACCGGAGTAGACCTCGTCAAACAGCAGATCGCGATCTCCGCTGGGGAGAGTCTTCCCTTTGAGCAGGAGAATCTCTCTATCCGGGGCCACGCGATCGAATGCAGGATCAATGCTGAAGATCCCCAGAATAATTTTGCCGCCGACCCCGGTAAAATTATCCGGTACCGCTCGCCCGGGGGCCCTGGCATACGGGTGGACAGCGGCATCCACATGGGATACACGATTCCTCCCAATTACGACTCCATGATAGCAAAACTCTGCGCATGGGACAGTACCCGCGGGGAGGCTATCCGGAGGATGAGGCGCGCAATCTCGGAATATATCATCATGGGGATAAAAACAACCCTGCCGCTGCATTATGCCATCATGAACAACCCACAGTACATCGAGGGGAACACTCACACGCACTTCCTCCAGGAAGAACATATCCTGAGTACTCTCGAACGGTACAAACGCGATGAGGAAACACGGATGCTTACCCTTGCCGGATCGTTCGACCCGGGGAAAAAAGTGGCGGCGATAACCGTTGCGGTCAACCAGTACCTGCAGCAGCAAAAAAAGTAA
- a CDS encoding energy-coupling factor ABC transporter ATP-binding protein, whose product MITFDRVQCKNLSIDSLVIPEGITAVIGTNGSGKTTLLKLCAGIYLPEGGIIQIDGISPRKTETGWVNEFPDRNILFNSVSDEIASALRFRNIPCAEVEGRITDQMELMGIRYMRERMMRELSGGEKVLVALVAALVHKPGLLVLDEYDSHLDVKKVSEIETIIRRSNVRHVIRCTQQMETAALSDYVIFINEGRITFTGTPELVFSYLKDTPFYPFSWRIAQ is encoded by the coding sequence ATGATAACATTCGATCGCGTTCAGTGCAAAAACCTCTCCATTGATTCCCTTGTCATACCCGAAGGGATTACCGCGGTTATCGGAACAAATGGAAGCGGGAAGACAACCCTGCTGAAATTGTGCGCCGGGATATATCTTCCAGAGGGCGGGATCATCCAAATCGATGGTATCTCACCCAGAAAAACTGAAACCGGCTGGGTAAATGAATTTCCCGATAGAAATATTCTTTTCAACTCCGTGTCCGATGAGATTGCCTCAGCCCTTCGGTTCCGGAATATTCCGTGTGCTGAAGTTGAGGGGCGGATCACAGACCAGATGGAACTGATGGGCATCCGGTATATGAGAGAACGGATGATGCGTGAACTCTCAGGAGGGGAAAAAGTCCTGGTTGCCCTTGTAGCAGCACTGGTTCACAAGCCGGGCCTCCTTGTCCTGGACGAGTACGATTCCCATCTGGATGTAAAAAAAGTCAGCGAGATCGAGACGATTATACGGAGGAGCAATGTACGCCATGTGATCCGGTGCACCCAGCAGATGGAGACTGCTGCTCTTAGCGATTATGTAATATTCATCAATGAAGGGAGGATTACATTTACAGGAACACCGGAACTCGTCTTTTCATATCTGAAGGATACCCCGTTTTATCCATTCTCCTGGAGGATAGCGCAATGA
- the mmp10 gene encoding methyl coenzyme M reductase-arginine methyltransferase Mmp10 (Mmp10 (methanogenesis marker protein 10) is a cobalamin-requiring radical SAM methyltransferase that creates the methylarginine modification to methyl coenzyme M reductase.) encodes MSQLTVDIGGSPGINCRGFCEYCYFRHVNGVQPLGCRYCLPFKKGCDYCTRGIREEYAGFKDLKTIADETLANLQSRTGDLDRITISGGGDPSCYPRFTELIELLGTMEAPLHIGYTSGKGWDDPAVADLLIDQGLAEISFTVFASDPLLRKRYMHDPTPEASLKILERLCGSVDVYAAAVILPGINDGVVLEKTCSWLDERGAKGIILMRFANAREQGLILGNGPIIKDQPVQSVTSFKNLITNLQGKYSMKISGTPLWDPDIGSPFAILNEPGLLKKLPRVERHASVVSGSVAAPFIEQVLQMCGSTDPVIAVNKEIACLITGEDLLELDIKAMRDTIIIPGRAFVHDAELEDMVSRDGIHRTAVRGPEMLTADAETSMGMTRDEVLTMELDGFAELIRTINRFGQR; translated from the coding sequence ATGTCACAGCTGACCGTGGATATCGGAGGGAGCCCGGGCATCAACTGCCGCGGTTTCTGTGAATACTGTTACTTCAGGCATGTTAATGGGGTTCAGCCATTAGGGTGCCGGTATTGTCTTCCGTTCAAGAAAGGGTGCGATTACTGTACTCGTGGAATCCGTGAGGAATATGCCGGGTTCAAGGACCTGAAAACCATTGCCGATGAGACGCTCGCAAACCTCCAGTCCCGGACGGGGGATCTTGACCGGATCACGATCAGCGGTGGTGGCGACCCGAGCTGCTATCCGCGGTTTACCGAACTGATCGAACTTCTCGGAACCATGGAAGCCCCCCTGCATATCGGGTACACCAGTGGAAAGGGCTGGGATGATCCTGCCGTCGCAGATCTGCTGATCGATCAGGGTCTTGCGGAAATCTCTTTTACAGTTTTTGCATCGGATCCTCTTCTCCGTAAAAGATACATGCACGATCCCACGCCGGAAGCGTCCCTGAAGATTCTTGAGCGGCTGTGCGGGTCGGTTGATGTTTACGCGGCGGCAGTTATCCTGCCTGGGATCAATGATGGCGTGGTCCTTGAGAAAACCTGTTCATGGCTTGACGAACGCGGGGCCAAAGGCATAATCCTGATGCGGTTTGCTAATGCCCGGGAGCAGGGTCTCATTCTCGGGAATGGTCCCATCATAAAAGATCAGCCCGTTCAGTCTGTGACTTCGTTTAAAAACCTTATAACGAATTTACAGGGGAAATATTCCATGAAGATTTCCGGTACCCCCCTCTGGGATCCGGATATCGGATCCCCATTTGCGATCCTGAATGAACCGGGTCTGCTGAAAAAGCTTCCCCGGGTTGAGCGCCATGCTTCTGTCGTCAGTGGCAGTGTTGCTGCACCGTTTATTGAACAGGTACTCCAAATGTGCGGCTCAACAGACCCGGTTATTGCCGTGAACAAGGAGATTGCCTGCCTGATCACGGGAGAAGATCTTCTTGAGCTGGATATCAAGGCGATGCGGGATACCATCATCATTCCCGGCCGGGCATTTGTTCATGATGCCGAACTGGAGGATATGGTTTCGCGGGATGGAATTCATCGCACTGCAGTTCGCGGCCCGGAGATGCTGACTGCGGATGCGGAAACCAGCATGGGGATGACCCGCGATGAAGTCCTGACTATGGAACTGGATGGTTTTGCAGAACTAATCCGAACGATAAACCGGTTCGGACAACGGTAA
- a CDS encoding DegT/DnrJ/EryC1/StrS aminotransferase family protein: MMNIPAAKIYFPEQDRKKILQNIDGALESGQLTLGKYGKEFEEKFATYCGVQYAVAVNSGTSSLEIPLRVFDVKDKSVIVPTNTFFATPASVIHAGGNVEFADITENLCIDPVSLQEKITKNTKGVIAVHIGGLVTPEIREVRKICDDHNLFLLEDAAHAHGSTLNGKKAGSFGDAGSFSFYPTKVMTSGEGGMIVTDDKKTYERALVFRDQGKAGFFGNVHTEMGYNWRMSEIHAIIGLAQFARLEEFIQRRREVAKIYDKELTGIKGLTTVKCPAGNISNYYKYCAILKKGIDRAVLKKELKEKYSVNLSGEVYELPCHLQPIFKDMLGFKGGELPVAEDLCSRHICLPVFATMTDEQAMYVVDSLKTVLK, from the coding sequence ATGATGAACATTCCGGCAGCAAAAATATATTTTCCAGAACAAGATCGGAAGAAAATATTACAAAATATCGATGGTGCGCTAGAATCCGGACAATTAACATTAGGCAAATATGGGAAAGAGTTTGAAGAAAAATTTGCAACATATTGTGGGGTTCAATATGCAGTTGCCGTTAATAGTGGAACATCATCATTAGAGATTCCGCTTCGGGTTTTTGATGTGAAAGATAAATCCGTAATCGTCCCAACAAATACCTTTTTTGCAACACCAGCTTCTGTCATCCACGCAGGAGGAAATGTCGAGTTTGCCGATATTACAGAAAACCTGTGCATCGACCCAGTCTCTCTGCAGGAAAAAATAACGAAGAATACCAAAGGTGTGATAGCAGTCCATATAGGAGGTCTTGTCACTCCGGAAATCAGGGAGGTTCGCAAAATCTGTGATGATCATAATTTATTCCTTCTTGAGGACGCAGCCCATGCACATGGAAGTACTTTGAATGGAAAGAAAGCCGGATCCTTTGGTGATGCCGGTTCGTTCTCATTCTATCCTACTAAGGTCATGACCAGCGGGGAGGGGGGGATGATTGTCACAGACGACAAGAAAACCTATGAACGTGCACTTGTATTCCGAGACCAGGGCAAAGCAGGATTTTTCGGGAACGTTCATACAGAGATGGGTTACAACTGGCGGATGAGCGAGATCCATGCCATCATTGGACTTGCACAGTTCGCACGGCTGGAAGAATTCATTCAGAGACGCCGTGAAGTTGCGAAAATCTATGATAAAGAACTGACAGGAATCAAGGGACTCACAACGGTGAAATGTCCCGCAGGGAATATATCAAATTATTACAAATATTGTGCAATCCTCAAGAAAGGAATAGACCGAGCTGTACTGAAAAAAGAACTCAAGGAAAAGTACAGCGTGAATCTGAGCGGGGAGGTCTATGAGTTACCCTGCCATTTACAACCGATATTCAAAGATATGCTTGGTTTCAAAGGTGGAGAACTCCCAGTTGCTGAGGATCTCTGCAGCCGACACATTTGTTTGCCGGTCTTCGCTACAATGACCGATGAACAGGCGATGTATGTTGTTGATTCATTAAAGACGGTGTTAAAATGA
- a CDS encoding ATP-binding cassette domain-containing protein translates to MKIALNSVQATRSNWALSANGDFREGVHLITGEVGCGKTTLALMLAGFFSPISGSIVKEGLLSQMISFQFPDYHITGNTLADECRSWGLDPSRILSLAHITRTPDSDPLTLSRGELKRLLLTCLLEKEYDLLILDEPFSSLDCCEKERYCRILSEKPHGITIILTHEQSFFPRIDYIWEIHEGHLFCIGKTPDAIQQWKHAPPLIKKLVESGRTPHNIAPEDLLEAACRM, encoded by the coding sequence ATGAAAATTGCCTTAAATAGTGTACAGGCAACCCGGAGCAACTGGGCTCTTTCCGCAAACGGGGATTTCCGCGAAGGAGTTCACCTCATCACCGGTGAAGTCGGCTGCGGTAAGACAACACTTGCTCTGATGCTTGCCGGGTTTTTTTCCCCAATATCAGGTTCGATCGTCAAAGAGGGACTCTTGTCGCAGATGATCTCATTCCAGTTCCCCGATTACCATATAACCGGAAATACTCTTGCGGATGAGTGCCGTTCATGGGGTCTTGATCCATCGCGGATCCTGTCATTGGCACATATTACCCGGACCCCGGACAGCGATCCGCTAACGCTCAGCCGGGGAGAACTGAAACGGCTCCTGTTGACGTGTCTTCTTGAAAAAGAGTACGATCTCCTTATCCTCGATGAACCATTCAGCTCCCTTGACTGTTGCGAGAAAGAGAGATATTGCCGGATTCTCTCTGAGAAGCCTCATGGAATAACAATCATACTGACGCACGAACAATCGTTTTTTCCCCGCATCGATTACATCTGGGAGATTCACGAGGGTCACCTTTTCTGTATTGGAAAGACCCCGGATGCGATACAACAATGGAAACACGCACCCCCGCTGATAAAAAAACTCGTTGAATCCGGCAGGACACCGCACAACATTGCTCCTGAAGATCTTCTGGAGGCGGCATGCAGGATGTGA
- a CDS encoding NAD-dependent epimerase/dehydratase family protein — MTVMVTGGSGFIGSHLVDKLLAKGEDVLIFDFIQPRYWSSIKHFYGSILNLDELERAMKDVDVVYHLAAIADVKDVFEHPHYSERVNTSGTINVLEAARKMEVERVIYGSTDWVYQTTDTLEVDENTPIRTPAHLYSTTKLVSEYYCQNYSDLYGIKYTILRYGIPYGPRARSGAIVPIFVDKAFKGEELTLAGDGSQFRQFIYVEDLAEGNVAALQKAAENKIYNIDGQRPITVKEVAETVQKLVGNVGIRYVPSRPGDFGGKKVSSAKAKKELNWEAKTTFEDGVRKYISWYKQINNIA; from the coding sequence ATGACGGTAATGGTTACGGGCGGATCAGGGTTTATTGGTTCGCACCTTGTCGACAAGCTCCTTGCAAAAGGTGAAGATGTACTGATTTTTGACTTTATTCAGCCCCGATATTGGAGCTCAATCAAACATTTTTATGGCAGCATCCTCAACCTTGACGAACTGGAACGGGCCATGAAAGATGTTGATGTCGTCTACCATCTCGCTGCGATTGCCGATGTCAAGGATGTATTCGAGCACCCCCATTACTCAGAACGGGTCAACACATCCGGCACGATCAATGTACTTGAGGCAGCCCGAAAGATGGAAGTGGAAAGGGTAATTTATGGCAGCACTGACTGGGTGTACCAGACTACCGACACGTTGGAAGTAGACGAGAACACACCAATTCGCACTCCAGCCCACCTTTACTCAACAACGAAACTGGTCTCCGAATATTATTGCCAGAATTACAGCGACCTGTATGGAATAAAATATACAATCCTACGTTATGGTATCCCGTACGGTCCTCGTGCACGTTCGGGTGCGATTGTCCCGATCTTTGTTGACAAGGCCTTCAAGGGAGAGGAGCTCACACTTGCAGGTGACGGTAGCCAGTTCCGGCAGTTCATCTATGTGGAAGATCTAGCTGAAGGGAATGTCGCTGCACTCCAGAAAGCTGCGGAGAACAAAATATACAATATCGACGGCCAGCGCCCCATCACGGTCAAGGAAGTTGCAGAGACCGTCCAGAAACTTGTAGGGAACGTCGGAATAAGGTATGTACCGTCACGCCCGGGTGATTTTGGGGGAAAGAAAGTCTCCAGCGCAAAGGCAAAGAAGGAACTCAACTGGGAGGCAAAGACCACCTTTGAGGACGGGGTAAGGAAATATATCTCGTGGTATAAACAAATCAATAATATTGCCTGA
- a CDS encoding DUF350 domain-containing protein — MLLVNAAVGIIQLIIAIVFAVVALYIGFSVFGKVTGKIDEQKELAKGNVAFGVVVAAIFIAIALIVQSGVSGISVGISKATALGLTSADGLIAICVAFIQLILGILLAVGAIYLALNILDKLTKGIDEFEELKKGNVAVALEMAGVIIAVALIIQSGIGGITAALI, encoded by the coding sequence ATGCTTCTTGTAAATGCAGCAGTAGGAATTATACAGTTAATCATTGCAATCGTTTTTGCAGTGGTTGCACTGTATATCGGATTCTCCGTATTCGGAAAAGTAACCGGAAAGATTGACGAACAGAAAGAACTTGCAAAGGGCAACGTTGCCTTCGGGGTTGTCGTTGCAGCAATTTTCATTGCAATTGCATTGATTGTCCAGTCCGGGGTTTCAGGGATCTCTGTTGGTATCAGCAAAGCAACCGCACTCGGCCTGACCTCAGCCGATGGTCTCATCGCAATCTGCGTTGCATTCATCCAGCTTATTCTCGGTATCCTTCTTGCAGTCGGTGCAATCTACCTTGCACTCAACATCCTCGACAAACTTACCAAGGGAATCGATGAGTTCGAAGAGCTCAAGAAAGGAAATGTTGCAGTTGCCCTTGAAATGGCTGGCGTCATCATTGCTGTGGCACTGATCATCCAGTCGGGTATCGGCGGAATCACTGCCGCATTAATCTGA